The Desmonostoc muscorum LEGE 12446 genome includes a region encoding these proteins:
- a CDS encoding M56 family metallopeptidase produces the protein MHLVMILIALAVAWWLRSSWRESEGTWNLRWRRSLFLFLFPPLLIFMTAIAVLFMGPKGNMGGMYTGSISCILALIYLGIFAILCIQLAFQGWQSVESARNCPLVNLGDRRARLLQTEAMFAGQIGFWQPELVVSVGLLQTLSPNHLESVLAHEQGHYQYRDTFWFFWLGWVRSCTAWLPNTEPLWQELLVLRELRADSYAALQVDPLVLAESLLLVVSTSPLSSEICCAALGSPSADRLEQRVEALLAPPEPTTESQLQSWHTFLLAFLPLVSVIFHT, from the coding sequence ATGCATCTAGTGATGATTTTGATTGCTTTGGCAGTTGCCTGGTGGTTAAGATCCTCTTGGAGGGAATCCGAAGGCACTTGGAATTTGCGGTGGCGGCGATCGCTATTTTTGTTTCTCTTCCCGCCCTTGTTAATTTTTATGACGGCGATCGCTGTGCTGTTCATGGGACCCAAAGGAAATATGGGCGGGATGTACACAGGCTCAATCAGCTGCATACTGGCATTAATTTATTTAGGAATTTTTGCCATTTTATGCATTCAACTTGCCTTTCAAGGTTGGCAGTCTGTGGAATCTGCTCGGAACTGTCCCTTAGTGAATTTGGGGGACAGACGAGCCAGACTACTGCAAACAGAGGCGATGTTTGCAGGTCAAATTGGTTTTTGGCAACCTGAATTGGTGGTAAGCGTTGGATTACTACAAACTCTTTCACCAAATCATTTAGAAAGCGTCTTAGCACACGAACAAGGGCATTATCAGTACAGGGATACATTCTGGTTTTTCTGGCTTGGTTGGGTGCGTTCCTGCACCGCATGGTTACCGAATACAGAGCCTTTGTGGCAAGAACTGTTAGTTTTACGCGAACTCCGCGCCGACAGTTATGCAGCATTACAGGTAGACCCTCTGGTGTTAGCAGAATCACTGCTGTTGGTGGTCAGTACCAGCCCTTTATCATCAGAAATTTGCTGTGCTGCATTGGGTTCTCCTAGTGCAGATCGCTTAGAACAAAGAGTAGAAGCTTTATTAGCACCACCAGAACCAACCACAGAATCTCAATTGCAATCTTGGCATACCTTTTTATTAGCGTTTCTACCTTTAGTAAGTGTGATATTTCACACTTAA
- a CDS encoding RNA recognition motif domain-containing protein has product MSIYVGNLSYQVAEDDIKGVFAEYGTVKRVQLPTDRETGRLRGFAFVEMGTDAEETAAIEALDGAEWMGRDLKVNKAKPKEDRGPSGGNRGGYGGGGGGRNRY; this is encoded by the coding sequence ATGTCAATTTATGTAGGCAACCTCTCTTACCAAGTTGCAGAAGATGATATTAAGGGTGTTTTTGCAGAATATGGTACGGTAAAGCGGGTTCAATTACCTACAGACCGGGAAACAGGTCGTCTACGCGGCTTCGCTTTCGTGGAAATGGGAACAGATGCTGAAGAAACTGCTGCCATTGAAGCCCTTGATGGTGCTGAATGGATGGGTCGTGACCTGAAAGTTAACAAAGCCAAGCCCAAAGAAGACAGAGGTCCGTCTGGCGGCAATCGAGGAGGATACGGCGGTGGTGGCGGTGGACGTAACCGCTACTAA
- the rpsU gene encoding 30S ribosomal protein S21 — protein MTQIIVGENEHLESALRRFKREVSKAGIFPDMRKHRHFETPIEKSKRKKLALQKQGKRRFRT, from the coding sequence ATGACCCAAATAATTGTGGGTGAAAATGAACACCTTGAGTCAGCCTTACGTCGATTTAAGCGAGAAGTTTCCAAGGCGGGAATTTTTCCAGATATGAGGAAGCACCGTCACTTTGAAACGCCTATTGAAAAATCCAAGCGCAAAAAACTTGCCTTACAAAAGCAGGGTAAAAGACGCTTCCGCACTTGA
- a CDS encoding endonuclease MutS2 produces the protein MIQSETLELLEWHRLCQHLSTFAATKLGVIAARHLKIPDFQAESEQLLKQTKEVYQLESRLTTGLSFEGIQDIGDSLERAERSGILTGDELLAIATTLAGARNLRRVIDNQEDLPILTDLVADLRTYPELEQEIHRCIDERSQVTDRASQKLGEIRTDLRRLRTQITQKLQNIIQAKSGAVQEQIITQRGDRFVIPVKAPQKDAIPGIVHDTSTSGATLYIEPNSVVPLGNQLRQIIRREQAEEEAIRRVLTEQVAAVKPDLERLLAIVTTLDLATARSRYSYWLGANPPRFIEPQENEMITLRNLRHPLLVWQQQHEQGQPVVPVDLLISPHIRVVTITGPNTGGKTVTLKTLGLAALMAKVGLFVPAREPVEIPWFDKVLADIGDEQSLQQSLSTFSGHIRRISRILEALGNGDWGLGTGDEELPNPQSPIPNPQSLVLLDEVGAGTDPVEGSALAIALLQYLANHAQLTIATTHFGELKALKYDDERFENASVEFDESTLSPTYRLLWGIPGRSNALTIALRLGLKPEVVEQAKTQVGEATDEVNQVIAGLEAQRRRQETKAAEAQSLLQQAERLYKQVSAKATALEERESALRASQEVAVQQAIAQAKTEIAQVIRRLQQGTPTAQEAQQATNALNQIAQQYQPATPAKPKPGFMPKVGDRIRVPKLGQTAEVLTAPDADGELSVRFGLMKMTVKLEDVESLDGQKAEPVVKPKPAPAAVTPPPQNVPAIRTSRNTVDLRGKRVADAEFILDKAISEATGPVWIIHGHGTGKLRQGVHAFLHQHPRVNNYEAAEQADGGSGVTVAHIN, from the coding sequence TTGATCCAATCTGAAACCTTAGAACTATTAGAATGGCATCGTCTGTGCCAGCACCTTTCCACCTTTGCGGCAACTAAATTGGGGGTTATAGCCGCGCGTCATCTGAAAATCCCCGATTTTCAGGCAGAAAGCGAACAGTTGTTAAAGCAAACCAAAGAAGTCTATCAACTGGAAAGTCGCCTGACTACAGGACTCTCATTTGAAGGAATTCAAGATATTGGGGATTCCCTAGAACGGGCAGAACGCAGCGGAATTTTGACAGGAGATGAACTCTTAGCGATCGCCACCACTCTGGCTGGTGCAAGAAATTTGCGCCGTGTCATCGATAATCAGGAAGATTTACCAATACTTACTGATTTGGTTGCCGATTTACGGACTTACCCAGAACTAGAACAGGAAATTCACCGCTGTATTGATGAACGCTCACAGGTAACCGATCGCGCCAGTCAAAAACTCGGCGAAATTCGCACCGACTTGCGGCGATTACGCACGCAAATTACCCAAAAGCTGCAAAATATCATACAGGCAAAATCTGGGGCAGTTCAAGAACAGATTATTACCCAACGGGGCGATCGCTTTGTCATCCCTGTCAAAGCACCCCAAAAAGACGCCATTCCCGGCATTGTTCACGATACCTCTACCAGTGGTGCGACGCTCTACATCGAACCGAATTCCGTCGTGCCTCTGGGCAACCAATTGCGGCAAATCATCAGAAGAGAGCAAGCCGAAGAAGAAGCAATTCGCCGCGTTTTGACAGAACAAGTAGCCGCAGTCAAACCAGATTTGGAAAGGTTGTTAGCAATTGTCACCACATTGGATTTAGCAACCGCTAGATCCCGATATAGTTACTGGCTAGGAGCCAATCCGCCGCGATTCATCGAACCGCAAGAAAATGAAATGATTACCTTGCGGAACTTGCGGCATCCTCTGTTAGTGTGGCAGCAACAGCACGAACAAGGGCAGCCAGTGGTTCCCGTGGATTTACTCATCAGTCCCCACATTCGGGTAGTAACAATTACTGGGCCAAATACAGGCGGGAAAACTGTAACCTTAAAAACTCTAGGGTTAGCAGCATTGATGGCCAAAGTGGGTTTATTTGTCCCCGCCCGCGAACCAGTAGAAATTCCTTGGTTTGACAAAGTGCTGGCAGATATTGGCGATGAACAATCCTTACAGCAAAGTTTATCCACATTCTCTGGGCACATTCGGCGGATTAGTCGGATTTTGGAAGCACTGGGGAATGGGGACTGGGGACTGGGGACTGGGGATGAAGAACTTCCTAATCCCCAATCCCCGATACCCAATCCCCAATCCCTAGTTTTACTCGATGAAGTCGGCGCAGGTACTGATCCAGTTGAGGGTAGTGCCTTAGCGATCGCCTTACTCCAATATCTCGCTAATCACGCCCAGCTAACCATTGCCACCACTCACTTTGGCGAACTCAAAGCCCTAAAATATGACGATGAGCGGTTTGAAAATGCCTCTGTAGAATTTGATGAAAGTACTCTCTCGCCTACTTACCGTCTACTGTGGGGGATACCTGGGCGTTCTAATGCCTTAACAATTGCCCTGCGCTTGGGATTGAAACCAGAAGTGGTAGAACAGGCGAAAACTCAAGTGGGAGAAGCAACAGATGAAGTTAATCAGGTAATTGCTGGGTTAGAAGCCCAACGCCGCCGCCAGGAAACCAAAGCTGCGGAAGCCCAAAGTTTGTTGCAGCAAGCCGAACGTTTATACAAACAAGTATCCGCCAAAGCTACAGCCTTGGAAGAGAGGGAAAGCGCTTTGCGGGCTTCACAGGAAGTAGCAGTGCAACAAGCGATCGCCCAGGCAAAAACGGAAATTGCCCAAGTGATCCGCCGCTTGCAACAAGGTACGCCCACCGCCCAAGAGGCACAGCAAGCGACTAACGCTTTAAATCAAATTGCCCAGCAATACCAGCCAGCAACCCCAGCAAAACCCAAACCTGGGTTTATGCCCAAAGTAGGCGATCGCATTCGTGTTCCCAAACTCGGACAAACAGCGGAAGTCTTAACCGCCCCTGACGCGGATGGAGAGTTAAGCGTCCGGTTTGGGCTAATGAAAATGACTGTGAAGTTGGAAGACGTAGAATCTTTAGATGGTCAAAAAGCTGAACCAGTTGTCAAACCGAAACCAGCCCCAGCCGCAGTCACACCACCACCGCAAAATGTCCCAGCAATTCGCACCTCCCGAAATACCGTTGATTTGCGTGGTAAGCGGGTAGCTGATGCGGAATTCATTCTCGATAAAGCTATCTCGGAAGCTACGGGCCCAGTATGGATTATTCACGGACACGGCACTGGTAAATTGCGACAAGGTGTCCACGCCTTTTTGCACCAGCATCCTAGAGTTAATAACTACGAAGCCGCAGAACAAGCAGATGGCGGGAGTGGTGTCACCGTAGCCCATATAAATTGA
- a CDS encoding biliverdin-producing heme oxygenase: MSSNLATKLRVGTKKAHTMAENVGFVKCFLKGVVEKNSYRKLVANFYFIYSAMEEEIEKHRQHPIVSKIYFPQLNRKHTLEQDLNYYFGANWKEQIRLSSAGEAYVKRIREISATEPELLIAHSYTRYLGDLSGGQILKNIAVTAMNLSDGQGTAFYEFADITDEKAFKAKYRQNLDELPLDDATGDRIVDEANAAFGVNMKMFQELEGNLIKAIGIMLYNSLTRRRTRGSTELATAE, from the coding sequence ATGAGCAGCAATTTAGCAACCAAATTACGTGTAGGCACTAAAAAAGCCCACACAATGGCAGAAAATGTCGGTTTTGTCAAGTGCTTTTTAAAAGGAGTAGTCGAGAAAAACTCTTACCGGAAACTAGTTGCTAACTTCTACTTCATCTACTCAGCGATGGAAGAGGAGATAGAAAAGCACCGCCAGCATCCAATTGTTTCTAAAATTTATTTTCCCCAGTTAAACCGCAAGCATACCCTAGAACAAGACCTAAATTATTACTTTGGTGCGAATTGGAAAGAGCAAATTCGACTATCTTCTGCGGGTGAAGCTTATGTCAAGCGGATTCGGGAAATATCTGCAACAGAACCAGAACTGTTAATCGCCCATTCATATACTCGTTACCTGGGTGATTTATCTGGGGGACAAATTCTCAAAAATATTGCTGTCACGGCAATGAATTTGTCTGATGGGCAAGGTACCGCCTTTTATGAATTTGCAGATATTACTGACGAAAAGGCATTCAAAGCCAAATATCGCCAGAATTTGGATGAATTACCCTTGGATGATGCTACAGGCGATCGCATTGTTGATGAAGCTAACGCCGCCTTTGGTGTGAACATGAAGATGTTCCAAGAATTGGAAGGCAATTTGATCAAAGCGATCGGTATCATGCTGTACAACAGCCTCACACGGCGGCGTACACGTGGTAGTACTGAACTTGCTACTGCTGAGTAA
- the glmM gene encoding phosphoglucosamine mutase — protein sequence MVSSVTRTSGIVGNSASEANGLGKGIESSFGLNLLPLPANALFGTDGIRGRVGELLSAPLALQIGFWAGIVLRNHATGVGPVILGQDSRNSSDMLAMALSAGLTAAGLEVWYLGLCPTPCVAYLTSISDAIGGVMISASHNPPEDNGIKVFGADGGKLPQLLQAEIEAGLRGKISTAGTESNCGRHYSRFELISHYGEALRKPLDGGFNLEGMKIVLDLAWGAAVGLAPTVFTQMGAEVICLHNEADGDRINVNCGSTHLDILAATVQEHNADLGFAFDGDADRVLAVDNTGRQVNGDYILYLWGRHLQQKQLLPDNLIVSTVMANLGFEKAWNEIGGNLIRTAVGDQYVQAEMLRTGGMLGGEQSGHILCRHYAVTGDGLLTALHLAALVKQSGVSLAELINQSFQTYPQLLRNVRVIDRDRRLGWKDCQPVQKAIDLAEAAMGDSGRILVRASGTEPVIRVMVEAASAELANHWTNELVSKVQQHLMD from the coding sequence ATGGTTTCATCTGTAACTCGGACATCTGGCATTGTTGGGAATTCTGCTTCCGAAGCTAATGGATTAGGCAAAGGGATTGAGAGCAGTTTTGGGCTGAATTTACTACCACTACCAGCAAATGCGTTATTTGGCACAGATGGTATTCGCGGACGAGTGGGAGAATTACTGAGTGCGCCCCTAGCATTGCAAATTGGATTTTGGGCGGGTATTGTTTTACGTAACCATGCTACTGGTGTGGGGCCAGTGATTTTGGGACAAGATTCTCGAAACTCTAGCGATATGCTGGCAATGGCTTTGAGTGCCGGGTTAACAGCAGCAGGGTTAGAGGTTTGGTATTTGGGATTATGTCCTACTCCTTGCGTTGCCTATCTCACCAGCATCAGTGATGCCATCGGTGGAGTGATGATTTCTGCCAGTCATAACCCCCCAGAGGACAACGGCATTAAGGTTTTTGGTGCCGATGGTGGGAAGTTACCCCAATTATTGCAAGCAGAAATTGAAGCCGGACTGCGTGGCAAGATTTCAACTGCTGGTACTGAGAGTAATTGCGGCAGACATTACTCACGTTTCGAGTTAATCAGCCATTATGGCGAGGCGTTGAGAAAACCCTTGGATGGTGGCTTCAATCTTGAAGGAATGAAGATTGTTTTAGATTTAGCGTGGGGAGCAGCAGTAGGATTAGCACCAACAGTATTTACACAGATGGGTGCAGAAGTAATTTGCTTGCATAACGAAGCAGATGGCGATCGCATTAACGTCAACTGTGGTTCCACCCACCTAGATATTCTGGCAGCAACCGTACAAGAACACAACGCCGACTTAGGCTTTGCCTTTGATGGCGACGCCGATCGCGTCTTAGCAGTAGATAATACTGGCAGGCAAGTTAACGGCGATTACATTCTCTACCTCTGGGGACGCCACCTACAACAAAAACAACTACTCCCAGATAACTTGATTGTATCCACAGTCATGGCTAACTTAGGCTTCGAGAAAGCTTGGAATGAAATAGGTGGGAACTTGATTCGCACCGCAGTCGGGGACCAATACGTGCAAGCCGAAATGCTGCGGACAGGGGGAATGCTGGGCGGCGAACAATCAGGTCATATACTTTGCCGTCATTATGCCGTAACAGGGGATGGCTTATTAACAGCCTTGCATTTAGCAGCTTTAGTCAAACAAAGTGGTGTTTCCCTAGCAGAATTAATAAATCAAAGCTTCCAGACCTATCCTCAATTATTGCGGAACGTGCGAGTTATAGACCGCGATCGCCGTTTAGGATGGAAAGATTGCCAACCTGTGCAAAAAGCGATCGATCTTGCCGAAGCTGCAATGGGTGATTCTGGTAGAATCTTAGTCCGCGCCTCTGGTACCGAACCAGTAATCAGAGTTATGGTGGAAGCCGCCAGTGCCGAACTTGCCAACCACTGGACAAATGAATTAGTCTCAAAAGTCCAGCAACATCTGATGGACTAA
- a CDS encoding glycosyltransferase family A protein: MLVFVIPLKSAQVSNSWERVTQLFERCIKSVCNQTSPNFHVIVVCHEKPKIEFTHSQITYITVNFDPPNEINPIAKGDTDKGRKILKGLIYARQFSPTHTMTVDADDCVSQNLAKFIQQYPDSNGWFINKGYKYQEGSNYIYLKRNNFYKMCGSCNIIRYDLNDLPQNGEYNRGYGYYRYYIDHAKVRDILKNKGKAIKSLPFLGAVYILETGENLFDNSKRLKFSIFNRKLLNQSIRDEFGLYDLQQSKEICQL; the protein is encoded by the coding sequence GTGCTTGTTTTTGTTATTCCACTCAAAAGCGCACAAGTTTCCAATTCCTGGGAGCGTGTTACACAATTGTTTGAAAGATGCATTAAATCAGTTTGTAATCAGACCTCACCCAATTTTCACGTTATTGTTGTTTGTCACGAAAAGCCCAAAATAGAATTCACTCATTCCCAAATTACATACATTACAGTTAATTTTGATCCTCCAAACGAAATTAACCCTATAGCTAAAGGAGACACAGATAAAGGGCGGAAAATCCTAAAAGGATTGATTTATGCTCGTCAATTTTCTCCCACTCACACTATGACAGTTGATGCTGACGATTGTGTAAGTCAAAATTTAGCAAAATTTATTCAACAATACCCAGATTCTAATGGATGGTTTATCAATAAAGGTTATAAATATCAGGAAGGAAGTAACTACATATATCTGAAAAGAAACAATTTTTATAAAATGTGCGGCAGTTGTAACATTATCCGATATGATTTGAATGATTTGCCCCAGAACGGAGAATATAATCGTGGCTATGGATACTATAGATATTATATAGACCATGCCAAAGTTAGAGATATTTTAAAAAACAAAGGAAAAGCTATTAAATCATTACCGTTTCTAGGTGCGGTTTATATTTTGGAAACAGGAGAAAATCTTTTTGATAATTCAAAAAGACTGAAATTTAGCATTTTTAATCGGAAATTATTAAATCAATCAATTAGAGATGAATTTGGATTGTACGACTTACAGCAATCCAAAGAAATTTGTCAACTATAA